A stretch of DNA from Roseovarius sp. W115:
CATGGGCGACGGGCTGCGCGACGCGCTCGACCCGCGTGCCCGGCGCTAAGGTGGGATGCCTCCGGCGGGGATATTTTCGGCAAAGAGAAAGGCGGGGTCGCGACGTGTCTTTCTTCTTGCCAGAAATATCCCGGGGGTTTGGGGGCTGGCCCCCAAGTTTACCTGCGTTTTGGGGCTGACCCCCAGCAAAACCTACGACCCCTTCACACCGGCATCCGTTGCTCGACCACTTCCGCCCACCAGCTGCAGCCAAAGGGGATGGCATCGTCGCTGAAATTGTATTCCGGATGATGCACCGGGGCAGTCTGCCCATTGCCCATCAGGATATAGGCACCGGGCCGTTCCTCCAGCATGAAGGCGAAATCCTCGCCGCCCATGACGAGAGGCGCATCCTCGCATTGCCCGGTCACTTGTCGCGCAGCGTGGGCGGCAAACTCGGTCTGTTCGGCGTGGTTGGCCATCACTGGATAGTTGCGCTCATACTCCAATGTGATCGTCCCACCAAAGGCCTCGCCGATGTTCTCACACAGCGCGCGCATGCGCTTTTCAGTCAGATCGCGGATGGCCGGGCTGAGCGTGCGCACCGTGCCCATCAGCGTGACCTGTGAGGGAATGACATTGAACGTCTTCGAGGATGTCTCCATCGACGTCACGGAGACCACGGCATTCTCAATCGGATCAGCGTTGCGGCTCACAATGGTCTGCAGCGCATTCACCAACTGGGCCGTCATCACCACGGGGTCTATGGTTTCATGCGGTTTGGCGGCATGTCCGCCTTTGCCATCCACCACGATGTCAAACTTGTCGGTCGCGGCAAAAAATGGTCCGGGGCGAATGGCAAACGTGCCCTCCGGCACGCCGGGCCAGTTGTGCATGCCGTAAACTTCCTGAATGCCGAACCGGTCCATCAGCCCGTCTTGGCACATCTCGCGCCCGCCGCCGCCGCCCTCTTCGGCCGGTTGAAAGATCACCACCGCCGTGCCGTTGAAATTTCGCGTCTCCGCCAGGTACTTCGCCGCCCCCAAAAGCATCGCCGTGTGACCGTCATGCCCACAGGCATGCATCTTGCCGTCGGTTTTGGAGGCATAGTCGAGCCCGGTTTGCTCATGTATCGGCAGTGCGTCCATATCGGCACGCAGGCCAATAACCTTGCCCGATCCGCTTTCGCGCCCCTTGATCACGCCCACAACACCGGTGCGGCCAATGCCAGTCACCACCTCGTCACAGCCAAAGTCTTTGAGCTTTTCCTCGACCAAAGCGCTGGTGCGATGGGTGTCAAACATCAGCTCAGGATTTGCATGAATATCCCGTCGCCAGGCGGTGATTTCATCCTGCAGGTCGGCAAAGCGGTTTTTCACGGGCATGGGGCGTCCTTTCAGTCATATCCGCTGTCAGAGATCAGCACATGATGCCCCGGCGTCACCTCTTGGTAAATTGAAGGGCCGGGATCATGTCCGATCTTATGTATAGGTGAGGGAATTGGTTTGAAATTCAACTCATCATCTTTGATGCGCTGCTTGGGATTCGGGACCGGCACAGCGCTCAGCAAGGCTTTGGTATAGCTATGACGAGGATCGCGCAGCACCGCGTCGCGGGGTCCACGCTCAACAATGCGCCCCAGATACATAACCGCAATCTCATGGCTCATCTGCTCAACCACGGCCATGTCGTGGCTGATGAAGAGAAAAGACAGCCCCAAATCCGCCTGCAAGTCCCGCAACAGGCTCAGGACCTCGGCCTGCACACTGACATCCAGCGCGCTGACGGCCTCATCCGCCACAATCAGCTTGGGGCTCAACGCCAACGCGCGCGCAATCGCGACCCGTTGACGTTGCCCTCCGGAAAGTTCATGCGGATAGCGTTGCAAAAGGTCTTGCGGCAGGTGCACCCGGTCAAACAGCTCTGCAACACGGGCCTCTGTATCCTGACGTGGCATGGGCGCATAGTTCCACAGCGGCTCGGCCGCCTGATCTGCCACGCGGCGCTGCGGGTTGAGGCTGGCGTAAGGGTCCTGAAAAATCATCTGCATGCCCGACCGCGCCGTGCGCAGGCCCTGCGTGTTGAGCGCCAGAACATCCTGCCCATCGAACTGCACCGTGCCGGATGTCGGCTTAACCAGCCGCAGGATGGACCGGCCCACAGTGGATTTCCCACTGCCCGACTCGCCAACCAGCGCGAGTGTGCGCCCCGGTTGCAACGAGAAAGACACGTCCGTCACTGCGTGCAGCTCAGCCACCGTGCGGCGCAGCATACCTCCCTTCACCGCAAAGCGGGTTGTGAGGTTATTGACCTTAAGCAGCGGCGGACCTGTATCCGCCACCTCAGAGACAGTGCTCCCCTGCCCCAGACGTGGCACCGCCTTGAGAAGCGCCTTGGTGTAAGTCGCCTTTGGGCGCTCAAAGATGTCGTTGACCGGGCCTTCTTCCACCTTGCGCCCATCCTGCATGACCACCACACGGTCCGCCACTTGGGCCACCACGGCCATGTCATGCGTGATAAACAGGACCGCCGCGCCGGTTTCAGCCTTGAGCCGGTTGATCAGTGCCAGGATCTCGGCCTGCGTGGTCACATCAAGCGCCGTGGTCGGCTCATCCGCGATGAGCAGTCTGGGCCGACAGGCCAGCGCCATGGCAATCACAACACGCTGCCGCATCCCGCCCGAAAGCTCATGCGGATATTGCCGCAGACGCCGCTCCGGCTCTGGCAATCGCACTTGCTGCAACAAGTCCAGCGCTCGATCACGCGCCGCTTTGCGGCTTAGCCCTTCATGCTGCCGCAAACCTTCGGTGAGTTGCCGTTCCACCGTGAACACCGGATTGAGCGCGGTCATCGGCTCCTGAAAGATCATCGCTATGTCGTTGCCGCGCAGATGACGCATGGTGTCAGCAGTGGCTTGCGTCAGGTCCTGTGCTGTGCCTTCGGCCTCAAACCGAACCCGCCCGCCTGTGATCTCTCCGCCACCAAATTCGACCAGCCGCATCAGCGAAAGCGCCGAGACCGATTTGCCCGAGCCGGATTCACCGACGATACAGAGCGTCTCGCCCGGGAACACATCAAAAGAGACATCCTCCACCCCCGCGACCACACCCTGCCGTGTCGCAAAGCGCACTTGCAGGTTTTCGATCTTGGCGAGAGGACGGTCGAGCATGAGGGCCTGTGGCTCCGCTATGAATGCATCAGACGCTAGTGCTGCTACCGTCTGACGTCAAACAAGGCATGCTGCTTTATTTGGCTGGCAGAAACCGCGTGACCCCAACAGACGCCGCCCTTGCCAGATCTGCATCAAGCGACATGGGAATATACTCCCCCGCCTCCAGAGCTGCGACAGGTCATCGTAATGTCGGCTCAGGAAGTGACCCGACTGACCGGTGGAAATGATGAACACGCTGCTGTCCGGATCCGCGAAGTCATAGACCCCGCGATAAGCGGCGCCATGCACGTTGTGGAAAGGATCAGCTCCCTCTCCCGCCGTGCGCCCGCGCAAGAGCGTGTTATCGCCCCCGGAGGTGGACTGGCGAATGTTCACAAAATACCGCAGCACCGGGATATCTCCCAACACTTGATGATCATGGGTGGCCTGATGCGCATCGCCCCAGCGCAGGCTTTCCAGCGCGGTGCCATAGCGCTCATCAATCCACACAAGCGCGTCATCCAGCGCCAGCCGGGCAATGTCGGTGCAGGTCTCGGTGATGGTTGACTGCCGGATATCGCACCAGGCCGATGCACCGTCGATATCTCGGTAAACGCGCTCGATAAACACCGGATCGGGATGGGTGAACTCTTCGGCCAGCGGCCCCATGTCATCCTCGATGAGCCGCTCCTGCAGCGCGCGCAGCCAGGCAGCATAAATCAGCGGCTCAGGCAGATGCTCGTTCATCTCACCGTTCCAGCGTTGCAACAGGTCCAAAGCCCGCTGGCGTTGCCGTTCAGGCGTACCGTCAGGAGCAGCCTCGCCAGTGAACCAAAGGTCCTTGCCGATGAGGGGTAGAAGTGACCGCGCGGTGAAACTCACCGTATCAAGCTGTGCCTCGATAAAGCTGTCTCGCGTATGCACCTGCCGCGTCTGCATCAACCGCCGCCAGCGCAAAACGCGCTGCGTGTCGCCCCAGACATGGCTGACATGCTGTGGGAAAGGCCGGTCCACGGTTTTGTTGTTGGTATTGCCCAGCAAACCGCCTGCGGGGGCCACAAACTCCGGATTGGCCGAATAGGCATTTATCCCCTGCCAGCGGTTCTCTTCGATCCATCCCCGGCTGGGCATACGCCCCTGGCTTTCGTGGGCGGCATTGCGGCGTGGCATCGCCCCCACGGTTTTCATCGCAATCATGTTGCGGTCCACCACGGTCAGATTCTGCGACGGGGCCACGTATAGCTCGCCCGCGGCCAGCGCCTCGCGCACCGACTGCCCGCGCATCAACGCATAGCCCGCGCTCATGGTGGTGTCGCGATCCGACAACGCCGTCCAGGCCAGCGAGGCGACATGGCCAGCAGGTGTCACTTCGGCGAGGTTGTAGTGCGAGCCGGGGAGGACCGGGCCATTTTCGGTCCACCGCAAGGTCATCGTGACGGGTGTGGTATCCTTGATGCGGATAATCGAGCTTTCTGTGCGAAATGGCTGATACCCATCCGGGGTCAGATATTCCTGCGGGTTTTCGGGGTTGAGTTTTTCAACGTAAAGATCCTGATCATCTAGATAGGATGACGTAATCCCCCAGCCCAGCGTATCCGACCGCCCCGTCATGACAATCGGAATGCCCGGAATTGTGCCGCCGATAACCCCGCCGGTCTCAAGCTCAAGCCGCGCCAGATACCACATCGCCGGTGCGGTAAAGCCGAGATGCGGATCGTTGGCCAGTAGCGTCGCGCCAGCCGCAGAGCGTTTGGGCGCTGCCGCCCAGACATTGGAGGCTCCTGCATGTGCGCGCTTTTGGAACGGCGACAAGGGATGGTCTGGAATGCCGGTTCCCGTAGCTTGCGCAAAACTTTGCCCCTGTGGGAACAGCGACGCGTAGTCCGGCAACGCCGCGATGCCATTGCCCGGGGCCAACGGCATGATGTCGTTCAGTCGCGCGGCGTTGTTCAGCGCCAGCGAACTGCGCGCGTAAAGCACTTCTTCTTCCAGATGCGAGGACAGCTGCACCGACAGAAGTTTCAGAATGGCCAGCGAATCCGCAGGCTGCCAGGGTGAAATGGGTGAGTTGATAAAGAAAAGTTCCGGCGCGCCGCGCCCCAGGGCAAACGTGTTGATTTCACTCAGCCGCGCGTTGATCCCGGCTGAGTAAGCTGCCAGTGCAGCCTGCGTCTGGCTGTCCTGTGCGGCAACGGATGTCTTGGCGAGAGTATAGAGATCAAACCGGCGCATCAGCTTGTCGATCTCAACCGTGCGCACACCCAGCACTTCTGACAACCGCCCCTGCGCCGTGCGCCGCAGCATCACCATCTGCCACAGCCGGTCCTGCGCATGGGCATACCCCAGACCAAAGAACGTATCGCTGTCCTGCTGACCAAAGATATGCGGCACGTTGGAATTGTCGCGCACGATATCCATCGGCTGCGCAACGCCATCCGTGCCTAGCGTTTTCTGGTAATCCGGCAGCGACCGCGATAGCAGGTAGTAACTGATCAACACAGCAGCCAATCCCAGAAGGATCATCCCCCCTGCGATCCGGATCAGCCACACAAAAACTTGCGCCATACCTGCCTCGAATTACCTTGCATCTTGGGTCGGGATAGTCAGAAATCCCGCCCATGACAATGACCGCCTTAAGGCGCAAAGGGAGAATATCATGGCAAAGCTGGCATTTCTGGGCATG
This window harbors:
- a CDS encoding M20 aminoacylase family protein; this encodes MPVKNRFADLQDEITAWRRDIHANPELMFDTHRTSALVEEKLKDFGCDEVVTGIGRTGVVGVIKGRESGSGKVIGLRADMDALPIHEQTGLDYASKTDGKMHACGHDGHTAMLLGAAKYLAETRNFNGTAVVIFQPAEEGGGGGREMCQDGLMDRFGIQEVYGMHNWPGVPEGTFAIRPGPFFAATDKFDIVVDGKGGHAAKPHETIDPVVMTAQLVNALQTIVSRNADPIENAVVSVTSMETSSKTFNVIPSQVTLMGTVRTLSPAIRDLTEKRMRALCENIGEAFGGTITLEYERNYPVMANHAEQTEFAAHAARQVTGQCEDAPLVMGGEDFAFMLEERPGAYILMGNGQTAPVHHPEYNFSDDAIPFGCSWWAEVVEQRMPV
- a CDS encoding ABC transporter ATP-binding protein; translation: MLDRPLAKIENLQVRFATRQGVVAGVEDVSFDVFPGETLCIVGESGSGKSVSALSLMRLVEFGGGEITGGRVRFEAEGTAQDLTQATADTMRHLRGNDIAMIFQEPMTALNPVFTVERQLTEGLRQHEGLSRKAARDRALDLLQQVRLPEPERRLRQYPHELSGGMRQRVVIAMALACRPRLLIADEPTTALDVTTQAEILALINRLKAETGAAVLFITHDMAVVAQVADRVVVMQDGRKVEEGPVNDIFERPKATYTKALLKAVPRLGQGSTVSEVADTGPPLLKVNNLTTRFAVKGGMLRRTVAELHAVTDVSFSLQPGRTLALVGESGSGKSTVGRSILRLVKPTSGTVQFDGQDVLALNTQGLRTARSGMQMIFQDPYASLNPQRRVADQAAEPLWNYAPMPRQDTEARVAELFDRVHLPQDLLQRYPHELSGGQRQRVAIARALALSPKLIVADEAVSALDVSVQAEVLSLLRDLQADLGLSFLFISHDMAVVEQMSHEIAVMYLGRIVERGPRDAVLRDPRHSYTKALLSAVPVPNPKQRIKDDELNFKPIPSPIHKIGHDPGPSIYQEVTPGHHVLISDSGYD